A portion of the Chondrinema litorale genome contains these proteins:
- a CDS encoding PAS domain-containing sensor histidine kinase has translation MFNNPEVFLGIFNSSAESIILVNDKAQIVAANPSAAKTFGYGEGELVGLKLEALIPSRYETKHIEYRDHYFHAPKQRAMGKDLDLYALRKDGSEFPVEVSLSYHKYEGKLLAIAFIINITERKLTEQKLIKSEERMRYFVKNTPVSVAMTDINLKYLLLSENWLREFECEKHEDMVGKKHNEVFPNHQEKWIAMYEKGLKGEIIRNENDLIINHDGSQEWLRWEVHPWKNDSGEIGGLIIFAEDITKRKIAELALKSSRAKLKRYASDLERSNRELEDFAYVASHDLQEPLRKIRTFGDRLAKLEAETISEKGQDYMSRMLKSAERMQTLIQDLLTYSRVTTKGLPFKEIDLNILLEDVLGDLEITIEKNNATIESDSLPTIMGDETQLRQLFQNLISNAIKFRKEDENPIIKIYTEEQTNHYIISFKDNGIGFDEKYLDKIFNIFQRLEGKKYPGSGIGLSICKKIAQRHNGDITAKSQLGTGSTFIVKLAKN, from the coding sequence ATGTTTAATAATCCTGAAGTATTTTTAGGCATTTTTAATTCTTCAGCCGAATCTATCATACTAGTTAATGATAAAGCACAAATTGTAGCAGCAAACCCATCTGCAGCAAAAACATTCGGTTATGGAGAGGGTGAATTAGTTGGTCTTAAATTAGAAGCACTCATTCCATCCAGATACGAAACGAAACACATAGAGTATCGCGATCACTATTTCCATGCCCCTAAGCAAAGAGCAATGGGCAAAGACTTGGACTTATACGCCTTACGAAAGGATGGCTCGGAGTTTCCTGTCGAAGTGAGTTTAAGCTACCACAAATACGAAGGCAAACTGTTAGCAATAGCGTTTATCATCAATATTACAGAAAGAAAACTCACCGAGCAGAAACTTATCAAAAGCGAAGAGCGCATGCGCTATTTCGTAAAAAACACTCCTGTTTCTGTCGCCATGACAGACATTAACCTCAAATACCTTTTATTAAGCGAAAACTGGTTACGTGAATTTGAATGCGAGAAGCATGAAGATATGGTAGGAAAAAAACACAATGAGGTTTTTCCAAACCATCAGGAGAAGTGGATAGCCATGTACGAAAAGGGATTAAAGGGTGAAATTATAAGAAATGAGAATGACTTGATTATCAATCACGATGGCTCACAGGAATGGCTCCGCTGGGAGGTTCATCCTTGGAAAAACGACTCAGGTGAGATTGGTGGTTTAATCATCTTTGCCGAAGATATTACCAAAAGAAAAATTGCTGAATTGGCTCTAAAAAGCAGCAGAGCTAAGCTAAAAAGATATGCATCTGACTTAGAAAGAAGCAACAGAGAGTTAGAAGACTTTGCCTATGTAGCTTCTCACGATTTACAAGAACCTCTTAGAAAAATAAGAACTTTTGGCGATAGACTAGCAAAACTAGAAGCCGAAACAATTTCTGAAAAAGGGCAAGATTATATGAGCAGAATGCTAAAATCGGCAGAAAGAATGCAAACGCTCATTCAAGACTTGTTAACCTATTCTCGAGTAACTACCAAAGGACTTCCTTTTAAGGAAATCGATCTAAATATATTACTAGAAGATGTTCTAGGCGATCTTGAAATTACTATTGAAAAAAACAATGCTACTATCGAGTCTGACTCATTACCAACTATTATGGGAGATGAAACACAGTTAAGACAGTTGTTTCAAAATCTTATTTCTAATGCAATTAAATTTAGAAAAGAAGATGAAAACCCTATTATAAAAATTTATACTGAAGAACAGACGAATCATTATATCATATCTTTTAAAGACAACGGAATCGGTTTTGACGAAAAATATCTAGACAAGATATTTAATATCTTCCAAAGACTGGAAGGTAAAAAATATCCCGGTTCTGGTATTGGGCTATCTATTTGCAAAAAAATTGCCCAAAGACATAATGGTGATATTACTGCTAAGAGCCAATTAGGCACAGGCTCTACTTTCATTGTGAAATTAGCAAAAAATTAA
- a CDS encoding response regulator, which produces MEKDNAKPIVILYADDDPEDRMLAQDAFEESRLANDLHFVEDGEELMDYLLNRGKYEDEKQYPNPGLILLDLNMPRKDGREAIKEIKDVPKLKPIPIVVLTTSRAEEDILKTYNLGINSFITKPVTFEGLVDIMKTLGKYWFEIVELPKI; this is translated from the coding sequence ATGGAGAAGGATAACGCAAAACCAATCGTGATTTTATATGCCGATGACGACCCTGAAGACAGAATGCTCGCACAAGATGCATTTGAAGAGAGTCGGCTTGCAAACGACTTACATTTTGTCGAAGATGGTGAAGAACTAATGGATTATCTATTAAACAGAGGCAAGTATGAAGATGAAAAACAATATCCAAACCCTGGATTAATATTACTTGACCTAAACATGCCCCGCAAAGACGGCAGAGAAGCTATTAAAGAAATTAAAGATGTACCCAAGCTAAAGCCTATCCCAATTGTTGTTCTTACAACCTCAAGAGCAGAGGAAGATATTCTCAAAACTTACAACTTAGGAATCAACTCTTTTATAACTAAACCAGTAACATTCGAAGGACTTGTAGATATTATGAAAACACTCGGCAAGTACTGGTTCGAAATTGTTGAGCTTCCAAAAATATAA
- a CDS encoding LysE family translocator, which produces MMETNFLIYLSLGMLASFVGTIPVGPVNISVVVTTLNRNVRSGIIFSGSAAIVEILQSFIALQFGVLLSELIFTNDSFKIFVSLVFLAIGLVFLLKKQKAFIENSAKKRLSPWLSGLVVAILNPQALPFWIFVLGYYQSEHLIDMHLLQGAQLTCVFSFLFGVSLGKFSALSLYSYLSAYLSEKLKNLSYWMNKILGIVFILLSLSQIIKLF; this is translated from the coding sequence ATGATGGAAACAAATTTTCTGATTTACTTATCGCTAGGCATGTTGGCCAGTTTTGTTGGAACGATACCAGTAGGTCCGGTAAACATTTCGGTGGTAGTTACAACGCTAAACCGCAATGTACGATCAGGTATTATTTTTTCTGGCTCAGCAGCTATTGTTGAAATTCTTCAATCTTTTATAGCCTTGCAATTTGGTGTTTTGTTGAGTGAACTCATTTTCACAAACGATTCATTCAAAATATTTGTAAGCTTGGTGTTTTTGGCAATAGGACTTGTTTTTTTATTGAAAAAGCAAAAGGCTTTTATTGAGAACTCAGCAAAGAAAAGGCTGTCTCCTTGGCTAAGTGGTTTGGTGGTTGCGATACTCAATCCTCAGGCTTTACCTTTCTGGATTTTTGTATTGGGTTATTATCAATCAGAACATTTAATAGATATGCATCTGCTACAAGGTGCTCAACTCACTTGTGTATTTAGTTTTTTATTTGGTGTGTCTTTAGGCAAGTTTTCGGCACTCAGTTTATACAGTTATTTAAGTGCATATCTTTCTGAAAAACTAAAGAACCTGAGTTATTGGATGAATAAGATTTTAGGCATCGTTTTTATTCTACTTTCGCTTTCTCAAATCATCAAATTATTTTAA
- the ispG gene encoding (E)-4-hydroxy-3-methylbut-2-enyl-diphosphate synthase: protein MNSQTLNDIYKYCESLSAYKRRETVEVKIGDIPMGSMHPIRVQSMTTVDTMDTIGSVEQTIRMVEAGCEYVRITAPSIKEAKNLENIKQELRKRGYTVPLIADIHFTPNAAEMAARIIEKVRVNPGNYADKKRFEHIEYTDSTYNEELDRIRERFTPLVELCKEYGTAMRIGTNHGSLSDRIMSRYGDTPLGMVESALEFLRICEDLNYYNIAISMKSSNPQVMVQAYRLLVNKLDEEGLKPYPLHLGVTEAGDGEDGRIKSAVGIGTLLEDGLGDTVRVSLTEEPEAEAPVAASLINRYTHRAEKAKTILPLTKAPKNPFDYEKRESTEVQNIGGTNVPRVVADLSHLAEIDVKDLKSVGQFYLPELDKWSMNDQGCDFIYTGKNKLGFMLPNGVKEIVDADIWQSVDDQANILPLFTAAELADVNHGICLAHPNLNFVLIKASELNGEILAQVKELQNAVIVLETDNEHAMPEMRRAFYELYHNNISIPVIIRRAFDNVSDDEFQLYAATDAGALFVDGFGDGVMLRYASDADKETLLNQVKISNSTAFGILQATRTRMTKTEYISCPSCGRTLFDLQETTAMIRKRTDHLKGVKIGIMGCIVNGPGEMADADYGYVGSGKGKITLYRSKEVVKRNVPSVNAVDELIELIKEDGNWIDV, encoded by the coding sequence ATGAACTCTCAAACTCTGAATGATATATATAAATATTGCGAAAGCCTTAGTGCTTACAAAAGAAGAGAAACTGTTGAAGTAAAAATAGGAGATATACCTATGGGCAGTATGCATCCGATTAGGGTGCAATCTATGACTACTGTAGATACAATGGATACCATTGGTTCTGTTGAGCAAACCATAAGAATGGTAGAGGCGGGTTGCGAATATGTGAGAATAACAGCGCCAAGTATAAAGGAGGCTAAAAATCTAGAGAATATAAAGCAAGAGCTTAGAAAGAGAGGTTATACTGTTCCTTTAATTGCAGATATACATTTTACCCCCAATGCTGCTGAAATGGCTGCGAGAATTATAGAAAAAGTAAGGGTAAACCCGGGTAACTATGCAGATAAAAAACGCTTTGAGCATATAGAATATACAGACTCTACATATAATGAAGAGCTAGACAGAATAAGAGAAAGGTTTACTCCTTTGGTTGAGCTCTGTAAAGAATATGGTACTGCTATGCGTATTGGCACAAATCATGGTTCCCTTTCAGATAGAATTATGAGTCGCTATGGAGATACACCTCTTGGTATGGTAGAGTCGGCTTTAGAGTTTTTAAGAATCTGTGAAGACCTAAATTACTATAATATTGCCATTTCGATGAAGTCTAGCAATCCACAGGTGATGGTGCAAGCTTATCGCTTGTTGGTGAATAAACTAGATGAGGAAGGTTTAAAGCCTTACCCTTTGCATTTAGGTGTAACAGAAGCTGGTGATGGTGAAGATGGCAGAATAAAATCAGCAGTAGGTATCGGAACCTTGCTTGAAGATGGATTAGGTGATACAGTACGAGTTTCGTTAACAGAAGAGCCAGAAGCGGAAGCCCCAGTAGCTGCTTCGCTTATCAATCGCTATACACACAGAGCAGAAAAAGCAAAAACAATTTTACCTCTTACAAAAGCTCCTAAAAATCCATTTGATTATGAAAAAAGAGAGAGTACAGAGGTGCAAAATATAGGAGGTACTAATGTGCCAAGAGTTGTAGCAGATTTAAGCCATTTAGCAGAAATTGATGTAAAAGACCTAAAAAGTGTAGGGCAGTTTTATTTGCCAGAACTTGATAAATGGTCGATGAATGACCAAGGTTGCGATTTTATCTATACTGGTAAAAACAAGTTAGGCTTTATGTTGCCTAATGGAGTAAAAGAAATAGTAGATGCAGACATTTGGCAGTCAGTAGACGACCAAGCGAATATTTTACCTTTGTTTACAGCAGCTGAATTAGCCGATGTGAACCATGGTATTTGTTTGGCGCATCCAAATCTTAACTTCGTTTTGATTAAAGCCAGTGAATTAAATGGTGAAATATTAGCACAAGTAAAAGAATTGCAAAATGCTGTTATCGTATTAGAGACTGATAATGAGCATGCAATGCCAGAAATGCGCAGAGCCTTTTATGAATTATACCATAATAATATAAGTATTCCTGTAATCATAAGAAGAGCATTTGATAATGTATCTGATGATGAATTTCAACTATATGCGGCGACAGATGCAGGAGCACTATTTGTAGATGGTTTTGGTGATGGTGTAATGTTGAGGTATGCTTCAGATGCTGATAAAGAAACACTTTTAAATCAGGTGAAAATAAGTAACAGTACTGCTTTTGGTATTTTGCAAGCTACAAGAACACGCATGACCAAAACAGAATATATTTCTTGTCCTTCTTGTGGTAGAACCCTCTTCGACTTACAAGAAACTACAGCCATGATAAGAAAGCGTACCGACCACTTAAAAGGAGTAAAAATTGGTATTATGGGCTGTATTGTAAATGGACCGGGAGAAATGGCAGATGCAGATTACGGCTATGTAGGTTCTGGTAAAGGTAAGATTACATTATACAGAAGCAAAGAAGTGGTAAAGCGCAATGTGCCATCTGTTAATGCAGTAGACGAACTTATAGAGCTAATTAAAGAAGACGGTAACTGGATTGATGTTTAA
- a CDS encoding XRE family transcriptional regulator, whose product MFFGKNLRYLRETNGKPSQEKLGKQLGLTRSAISSYEDGRAEPKFDTLNTIANHFNVTVDQLLNVDLSKLSDEVLKQKKNLDKYIQGENLRVLAITTDNKQNENIEFVPVKASAGYTTGYADSEYISELPKYHLPFLPKGKTYRAFEVKGDSMLPLKPRSIVIGEYVEDFTSIKDGMVGIVVARNLSEGIVLKKIYNRVPQHGVFVLKSSNLAYPSYEIAAEHVIEIWKFAAYISKEFPEETNSLGDLKEAFWRLEDELRDMKDHQQNSLF is encoded by the coding sequence ATGTTTTTTGGAAAAAATCTCAGGTATTTACGCGAAACTAATGGGAAACCCAGCCAAGAAAAGCTGGGTAAGCAGTTAGGGCTTACTAGAAGTGCTATCAGTTCTTACGAGGACGGAAGAGCAGAACCAAAATTTGACACCCTTAATACAATTGCGAATCATTTCAACGTAACTGTAGACCAATTGTTAAATGTAGACCTGTCTAAACTGAGTGATGAAGTACTCAAGCAGAAAAAGAATCTGGATAAATACATCCAAGGTGAAAATCTGCGAGTATTAGCAATTACGACTGATAACAAACAAAATGAAAATATTGAATTCGTTCCTGTAAAAGCTTCTGCTGGTTATACTACTGGTTATGCAGATTCTGAATACATTAGCGAACTGCCTAAATACCATTTACCATTTTTGCCAAAAGGTAAAACTTATCGTGCTTTCGAAGTTAAGGGAGATTCTATGCTTCCACTTAAGCCTAGAAGTATTGTAATAGGTGAGTATGTAGAAGATTTTACTTCTATTAAAGATGGCATGGTTGGTATTGTAGTAGCCAGAAACTTATCTGAAGGTATTGTATTAAAGAAGATTTATAACCGTGTACCACAACATGGAGTATTTGTATTAAAATCTTCTAACCTAGCTTATCCATCTTACGAAATTGCTGCCGAGCACGTGATCGAAATATGGAAGTTTGCTGCTTATATAAGTAAAGAGTTTCCTGAGGAGACAAATTCTCTGGGTGATCTTAAAGAAGCTTTTTGGAGACTTGAAGATGAGTTAAGAGATATGAAAGATCATCAGCAAAATTCTCTCTTTTAA
- a CDS encoding sensor histidine kinase, whose product MATRILLIDDDEDDYIITREIIEEIKIREYIIDWIDNYQEAKSEILKNAHDVYLVDYRLGAKDGLQIIEESVVEGVNGPFILLTGQGDIETDERAMKAGAFDYLVKGSFNAFELERSIRYSIEHINYIKEIQKLNVELEERVEERTSALEETVGALEKTNKKLKDQIRVRKLAEEALRESQYLYSTISHNFPNGAINVFNRSLDYVFIDGKELTKLNLVSEELIGKPFTVFFGEDSTQTTEYIKEQFLRTFNGEMLTFEMKVRENHYFLHCAPLPDANEDISQILVVAENITDRKKAEEEVRKALEKEKELNELKSRFVTMASHEFKTPLSTILSSSSLIAKYQDESGQPKREKHVERIKTNVNQLNRLLNDFLTIGKLEEGKTINVPVMFDVVKLGRAVTEEMQLQAKEEQTVQFNVDGEPREVYLDESLIKNVLNNLLSNAIKYSPNGKDVYLNFIFKEDSFTLEVIDNGIGIPENEQVHLFERFFRAKNTTNIQGTGLGLNIVRKYVELVGGTIDIKSKLNVGTTIWITIKTNNKA is encoded by the coding sequence ATGGCAACCCGAATCCTGCTGATAGATGATGATGAAGACGATTACATCATCACTAGGGAAATTATTGAAGAAATAAAAATCAGAGAATATATTATAGACTGGATTGATAACTATCAGGAAGCAAAATCTGAGATTTTAAAAAATGCACACGATGTTTATTTGGTAGATTATCGACTAGGAGCAAAAGATGGCTTACAAATAATCGAAGAATCGGTAGTTGAGGGTGTAAATGGGCCTTTTATTTTATTAACTGGCCAAGGTGATATTGAAACAGATGAAAGAGCCATGAAAGCTGGAGCTTTTGACTACCTTGTAAAAGGGTCTTTTAATGCATTCGAGCTTGAGCGTTCAATCCGCTACAGTATTGAACACATCAATTACATTAAAGAAATACAAAAACTAAATGTTGAGTTAGAAGAACGTGTAGAAGAAAGAACCTCTGCCTTAGAAGAAACAGTTGGAGCTTTAGAAAAAACCAATAAAAAACTTAAAGACCAGATAAGAGTTAGAAAACTAGCAGAAGAAGCATTAAGAGAAAGTCAATACCTCTACAGCACAATTTCGCATAACTTTCCTAATGGTGCAATTAATGTGTTTAATCGAAGCCTCGATTATGTTTTTATAGATGGAAAAGAGCTTACAAAACTCAACTTGGTGAGCGAAGAGCTAATCGGTAAACCTTTTACTGTTTTTTTTGGTGAAGACTCTACTCAAACTACTGAATACATAAAAGAGCAGTTTCTCAGAACTTTTAATGGAGAGATGCTTACGTTCGAAATGAAGGTAAGAGAAAATCATTATTTTTTGCATTGTGCCCCTCTCCCCGATGCCAACGAAGATATTTCTCAAATACTGGTTGTAGCAGAAAATATTACTGATAGAAAAAAGGCTGAAGAAGAAGTACGTAAAGCGCTCGAAAAAGAGAAAGAATTAAATGAGCTGAAATCGCGCTTTGTAACCATGGCTTCTCATGAGTTTAAAACTCCTCTAAGTACCATACTTTCTTCATCTTCGCTTATTGCGAAATACCAAGACGAATCTGGGCAGCCAAAAAGAGAAAAACACGTAGAACGCATAAAAACGAATGTAAACCAGCTTAACAGGCTGCTCAACGATTTTCTCACAATTGGCAAGCTAGAAGAAGGCAAAACTATAAATGTGCCTGTGATGTTCGATGTTGTTAAACTGGGAAGGGCTGTAACAGAAGAGATGCAGCTTCAGGCAAAAGAAGAACAAACCGTACAATTTAATGTAGATGGAGAACCTCGAGAGGTATATCTTGATGAGTCTCTCATAAAAAATGTACTTAATAATCTACTTTCAAATGCAATAAAATACTCACCAAATGGCAAAGATGTTTATCTAAATTTTATCTTTAAAGAAGATTCTTTCACTTTAGAGGTAATTGACAATGGAATTGGGATTCCAGAGAACGAACAAGTACATCTTTTTGAAAGATTTTTTAGAGCTAAAAACACAACAAACATTCAGGGAACTGGTCTAGGGCTCAATATTGTGAGAAAATATGTTGAACTTGTAGGTGGTACCATTGATATAAAAAGTAAACTAAACGTAGGCACAACTATTTGGATAACTATAAAAACTAACAATAAAGCATGA
- a CDS encoding response regulator, which yields MKKILIIEDNNDVRENIEEILELANFEVLAAENGKVGVTLAQHHKPDLIICDIMMPELDGYGVLHILSKNAATARIPFVFLTAKSEKEDFRKGMNLGADDYLTKPFDDIELLDAVETRLKKGELFQQDFDKNADGLSAFMDAASGLDELKSLSKDRRIRHYKVKNNIFLEGDMANALFFISQGKVKTYKTNSDGKDYITGLHETGDFIGYMALLEGSIHKDSAMVLEDAEICIIPKDDFMRLLYNNRDVSTKFIKMLSNNLLEKEDQLLTLAYSSVRQRVAEALLMLHSKQEKSGTPNESISITRENLAGIVGTAIESVIRTLSDFKDEKLIEIKGKKIIILNVQGLVKVRH from the coding sequence ATGAAAAAAATCCTCATAATTGAAGACAACAACGATGTTAGAGAAAACATAGAAGAAATTTTAGAACTAGCTAACTTCGAAGTGCTAGCAGCAGAAAATGGAAAAGTTGGTGTAACTCTAGCACAACATCATAAACCAGATCTAATTATTTGTGACATAATGATGCCCGAGTTAGATGGCTATGGGGTATTGCATATTTTAAGTAAAAATGCAGCTACTGCAAGAATTCCTTTTGTGTTTCTTACAGCTAAATCTGAAAAAGAAGATTTTAGGAAAGGGATGAATTTGGGTGCAGACGATTACCTTACAAAACCTTTTGATGATATCGAGCTGCTAGATGCCGTTGAAACGCGACTAAAAAAAGGAGAGCTTTTTCAACAAGATTTTGATAAAAATGCAGACGGCCTCTCTGCCTTTATGGATGCAGCAAGTGGACTAGATGAACTTAAAAGCTTATCGAAAGACAGAAGGATTAGACATTATAAAGTTAAAAACAATATTTTTCTTGAAGGAGACATGGCAAATGCCTTATTCTTTATCAGTCAAGGAAAAGTAAAAACATATAAAACAAACAGCGACGGTAAAGACTATATTACTGGCTTGCACGAAACAGGAGATTTTATCGGTTATATGGCATTGTTAGAAGGCTCTATCCATAAAGATTCTGCAATGGTGCTAGAAGATGCCGAAATATGCATTATTCCTAAAGACGATTTTATGAGACTACTCTATAACAATAGAGACGTTTCTACTAAATTTATTAAAATGCTTTCTAACAACTTACTCGAAAAAGAAGACCAGTTATTAACACTGGCTTACAGCTCGGTTAGACAAAGAGTTGCAGAAGCGTTACTTATGCTGCATTCTAAGCAAGAAAAAAGTGGCACTCCTAACGAAAGTATTAGCATTACTAGAGAAAACCTAGCTGGTATTGTTGGTACTGCTATTGAGTCTGTTATCAGAACACTTTCTGATTTTAAAGACGAAAAACTAATTGAGATTAAAGGAAAGAAAATTATTATACTAAATGTACAAGGCCTAGTAAAGGTAAGACATTAA